Proteins encoded in a region of the Pieris rapae chromosome 10, ilPieRapa1.1, whole genome shotgun sequence genome:
- the LOC110999239 gene encoding protein cornichon: MAFSFPAFSYIIALIIDAFLIFFSIFHVIAFDELKTDYKNPIDQCNSLNPLVLPEYLLHLFINVLFLLSQEWFALIINLPLIIYHIFRYRNRPVMSGPGLYDPTSIMNADVLTVCQREGWIKLAFYLLSFFIYLYGMIVVLIAV, from the exons ATGGCGTTTAGTTTCCCAGctttttcatacattattgCGTTAATTATTGACgcatttcttatatttttttccatcttTCATGTGATAGCATTTGATGAATTAAAAACGGATTATAAGAATCCTATCGATCAATGTAATAGCTTAAACCCT CTGGTGCTGCCGGAGTATTTgctgcatttatttattaacgtgTTGTTCTTATTGTCGCAAGAATGGTTTGCACTAATAATCAATTTACCATTAATTATCTATCACATATTCAG atatcgCAACCGACCTGTGATGTCAGGGCCTGGCCTATATGACCCGACAAGCATAATGAATGCTGATGTTTTGACTGTTTGTCAACGGGAAGGATGGATTAAGTTAGCATTTTATTTGCTATCATTCTTCATATACTTATATGG AATGATTGTGGTGCTTATTGCAGTATAA